The Oncorhynchus mykiss isolate Arlee chromosome 5, USDA_OmykA_1.1, whole genome shotgun sequence DNA window tttcagatttgatttgtttcatcacattcccagttgggtcagaagtttacatacactcaattagtatttggtagcattgcctttcaattgttaaacttaggtcaaacgttttgggtagccttccacaagcttttcACAATAAGtggggtgaattttgtcccattcctcctgacagagctggtgtaactgagtcaggtttgtaggcctctttgctcacacatgctttttcagttctgcccacaaatgttctataggattgaggtcagggctttgtgatggccactccaataccttgactttgtggtccttaagccattttgccacaactttggaagtatgcttggggtcattgtccatttggaagacacatttgcgaccatgctttaacttcttgactgatgtcttgagatgttgcttcaatatatccacataattttccatcctcatgatgccttcaattttgtgaagtgcaccagtccctcctgcagcaaatcacctccacaacatgatgctgccacccggtgcttcacggttgggatggtgttcttcggcttgcaagcctccccctttttcctccaaacataacaatggtcattatggcccaacagttttatttttttcatcagaccagaggacatttctccaaaaagtttgaTATTTgtccttttttatggcggttttggagcagtggcttcttacttgctgggcggcctttcaggttatgtcgatataggactcgttttactgtggatataaatacttttgtacctgtttcctctagcatcttcacaaggtcctttgctgttgttctgggattgatttgcgcttttcgcaccaaattatgttcatctctaggagacagaacgcgtctccttcctgagcggtatgacagctgcgtggtcccatggtgtttatacttttgaactattgtttgtacagatgaacgtggtaccttcaggcgtttggaaattgctcccaaggatgaactagaattgtggaggtctacaattgtctttctgaggtcctggctgatttcctttgattttcccatgatgtcaagcaaagaggcactgagtttgaaggtaggccttgaaatagagtggggcaaaatagagtggggcaaaaaagtatttagtcagccaccaattgtgcaagttctcccacttaaaaagatgagagaggcctgtaattttcatcataggtacacttcaactatgacagacaaaacgagaaaaaaaatccagaaaatcacattgtaggattttttatgaatttatttgcaaattatggtgaaaaataagtatttggtcacctacaaacaagcaagatttctggctctcacagacctgtaacaacttctataatagactcctctgtcctccactcgttacctgtattaaaagacacctgtccacaacctcaaacagtcacactccaaactccactctggcccagaccaaagagctgtcaaaggacaccagaaacaaaagtgtagacctgcaccaggctgggaagactgaatatgcaataggtaagcagcttggtttgaagaaatcaactgtgggagcaattattaggaaatggaagtcatacaagaccactgataatctccctcgatctggggctccacgcaagatctcaccccgtggggtcaaaatgatcacaagaacggtgagcaaaaatcccagaaccacacagggggacctagtgaatgacctgcagagagttgggaccaaagtaacaaagcctaccatcagtaacacactacgccaccagggactcaaatcttgcagtgccagacgtgtccccctgcttaagccagtacatgtccaggcccgtctgaagtttgctagagagcatttggatgattgggagaatgtcatatcgtcagatgaaaccaaaatataactttttggtaaaaactcaactcgtcgtgtttggaggacaaagaatgctgagttgcatccaaagaacacctgaagcatgggggtggaaacatcaagctttggggctgtttttctgcaaagggaccaggacgactgatccgtgtaaaggaaagaatgaacggggccatgtatcgtgagattttgactgaaaaccttccatcagcaagggcattgaagatgaaacgtggctgggtctttcagcatgacaatgatcccaaacacaccgcacgggcaacgaaggagtggcttcgtaagaagcatttcaaggtcctggagtggcctagccagtctccagatctcaaccccatagaaaatctttggagggagttgaaagtccgtgttgcccagcaacagccccaaaacatcactgctctagaagagatctgcatggaggaatgggccaaaataccagcaacagtttgtgaaaaccttgtgaagacttacagaaaacgtttgacctctgtcattgccaacaaagggtatatgacaaagtattgagataaacttttgttattgaccaaatacttattttccaccataatttgcaaatacattaattaaaaatcctacaatgtgattgtctggattttcttttctcattttgtctgtcatagttgaagtgtacctatgatgaaaattacaggcctctctcatctttttaattgggagaacttgcacaattggtggctgactaaatacttttttgctccactgtacatccacaggtacacccccaattgactcaaattatgtcaattagcctatcagaagcttctaaagctgtgacatcattttctggaattttccaagctgtttaaaggcacagtcaacatagtatatgtaaacttctgacccactggaattgtgaaacagtgaattataagtgaaataatgtctgtaaacaatagttggaaaaattacttgtgtcatgcacacagtagttgtcctaaccgacttgccaaaactatagtttgttcacaagaaatttgtgggagTGGTTGATTTTTTTTCACAGATTTTTTCGCTGATTTTTTAAAGACAGGAGCACAAAACAAACATCCGTTACGATTGTAGGTAAAACAGGCTCAGGAATAGAAACATTAGCATGGAACAAGAGCTAACTAGTGACTAAGCTGAGAGAGTGTACATAAGATCACCTCATAATTCACTGGGCTTCCGTCCCAGAGTTCCATGAGCTGACCTGGAAAGGAAACTTCACAACGCCCACTGCAAAATGCAGTTATGACACATACGTTGACAAAATATGTTATTGTTATCCTTTGTTTGAACAGGCAAACAGCCTATCATATTGGTCCTGTTCTGTTTTATACTAGTGTATAGGACAATAGACTAGGATGCAGTGAGTAAAGAAAATAAAAGCAGAGCCATTGCCACTTTCtcataaaggggggggggggggggcagggaagaGGTGGGTGGAAAATATGATGATTGCCATTAAACATTACTACATGGATACGCATGTCCAGCCCTGGTTGCCTGGCGATGTTTACAGAATGGGTAGTTACGGAATGAATATCGTTATGGGATGTTATTCCATGGTTCCATGGCGCCCAATGACAGTACTGTTTCCTATAACATAGTATTCCCTCATAAGGGAATAGGAAAGAATCAGAACAACATGCCTGGCAGAGCAGAACAATGATAATCAGAAGCATCTCACTGAGCTCATGGGGTTAAACACAACACAGAGGGACTAAGtaatgaggtcagaggtcataatGGATATGGTAATGGCAGGATGGCACAGGATACATTTGACATTAAGGGCCAATTGATGTTTGGGAAACAAGCGTCATCACTATCATTTGAATCAGATGACATAAGTATTACTTAGGGCTAGATGTGCAGTGTGCACACAACACAAACCTAATAAGCAAAACTCACATGGGCACATGTGCCACTTTGGGAGTCTGACACTCAAAATAGACACTTGATGATGCCAACTGTGAAGTGGTGACATAATGCCAGTGTCACATTTCATGAGCTTTAAATGTCTGTCTGGTTTAATCGATGAAGATTCACAAGCTTTTTGATGAATGACTAAAGATATACCCACAGACACCTCAAAAGGACTCAAACAATGAGGAAAACAGTGACAATTAGGAAAATGTTGACAATATGTCAACAAACTTAACCATAGCATAACACCATCTAGTGTCTTAAACTGGAAGTATGAAAATGTAGACAATTGACAAAAATAAAGCTGGCATCAAGATACAACATAATCAATATCCGTTTAGTGGGTACCCAAATAATGATTGTCAAGCAGTCGAACTTCCAACATCAGAACGACTCAATACTTCAATATATTTATACACCATAAGAACAAAGTGATAAAGTAATTGCGTATCCACAACATGTAAAAACAAACGGAATAGTAAAGTTCAAGTAAAAAAGACAAACTCACCGGAGGGAGATTATCCGTGGTCCTGACAACTATTCTCCGTTAGTTATTTGTTCAGCGCTCTCTCAGTATCACGTCATGTAAGTCTAAGTATAAAGTTACTCCAAAAAACATTTCCGACTCACGGGTTAAAAAAAACTTCAGGGATAGTATCAATAGGGTATTACTGTCATATCGTTCTCCGTTTAACTGTCATATTTTGGTTGCAAATAACCCCGTTTTCAACAATTTGTTTTTCCAGCATCACGTTTGTTTTCTTGGTcaaatcctgtttgcaataattTCTGATCTCTGAATTTCAAATTCCGATAAAATGTTACTTAGTTGAAAAGCAAATAATAGGACTATGAACTAGTTGGGTATGTTCTCCCCAAACCAACATCGTATGTGGAATATTGAATCACTGTTGTTGATTATTTTTTCAAAACGTGATGGACAGATTGCGTAAAACGTAAATTAACCCAAGGTGGAATACTAAGGAATTTCCTGCATGAAGAACATATTTAACAACCCTTTAAGCTGTCAGGAATGCTTTGTGGTTGGCTAGAGGGAGAAATATGTTAATAATGTAGGCTTCTGCCATACCAAATATGGCAACATTATTACGTCTGGAGTGTGGTTCGCATCTGGAAATGCTTAGAATGAAGGGGAGAGCAAGCCAAAAATAGAAGCCGTAAACTTtatttctcccattcctctcaaacgcGCACAGAATCTCCGAATTCCGGGACGTCTCTCCCCTAAACTGTGAACAGTTACAGTACATTTAGAATAACGGAAGTAATGTATTGATATAGGTGCTATAATAAGACTATGCTATAATATTCTCTGACAGAATGATCCTCATCATGAGAATCTCGCAACAAATTCAAGATAATTTACGAGGTGAAGCAGTGACAGCATGACAATATCATACCTTTTAATAGCTTTGGCAACTGTTGCATAAATGACCGCaataagaggttttaaaataaTGTATAATATAAGCCATCTATACACATGTTATAACACAGTAAACACCTATCAAAAGGAAGAAGCAATGGAAAAGGCAATATTACAgtattgtttatttttctttAGAATATTATCTATCAATGCGAAGTCAAAATAAGTGGAAAAAAAATCAATCCCACTTCTAAATGAAATAAAATGTGTACCTCAACCCTTGGCTCATGACATAACAGCTGTGAACCTGTGAGAAAACCAATGAAGCAAAACAAAGGATAAAGGTAGATAGTAGAGACGGGAAAGGGCGAAGGGAAAAAAAATGTTCAGTTCTagggaaaaatgtatttttgaaaaAAGTTAGACAGGGTGGTGCTTCGATGGAAAACGCGCCAAGAAACATTCCTCGCATAGTTTTGGAACAGTTCAGCAGTCAGCCAACGACGACGTCAGCTTTCACTACAGTATAAAAGACGGGAGGTACTCTGCTTCAGCAGACTGCAACTTGCAACCAGAGCAACACTTATTAAGCCTCTACTCTCTAAAGAGACTAGAAAACAAACCAAATCGCTACAGACGAGACGACTGACCGCTACACTTAGgataaaaatacatttgcaaagactGAGAGCAAGACATCGTAAAGGGAAtagcaaaataaaaaatatatttaatttaatAGGCTACgcaacaaataaaaaaacaaatatgttCATTTTCTCCATCGTCGTGATATTAATTGGAACCTTCAATATGGTAAGTAATTTTCTCTAAACAATATTTCAGTTTAAAGTTGTATATGACTTGTTGTTATAACTTTGAATAGATCGGAACGAATACTAAGTGTATGCTTTATTGTCTGAGGAATACAATGTAAAGTTATCACACTGGTTTGGAAACCTGTTGCAATCACATCGTATATTAACGGCACCGTTTGAAAATACTAAATAAGCTACGTAAATACAACCTGAACATGTGGCTGTTTTACGATGTTGCTTACAAAGTATATATCATCATCGAACTCTGTTATCTGCGCAGgttctttcctcctcttcttgcCCCTCGGTATGCGAGTGCCCGATGGAGCTGCCCAGGTGCGCGCCTGGTGTGAGCCTCGTAGTGGATAGCTGCGGGTGCTGCAAAGTCTGCGCGAGACAACTCAACGAGGACTGCAGTCTGACAGAGCCTTGCGACAACACCAAAGGACTTGAGTGCAACTTTGGGGCCAGCTTCGGTGCTATGCGTGGCATCTGCCGTGGTAGGTGCCTCTTTCCAACCCTGCTATGCTGTAAACAGATTTTAGATGTGAATAATGCTAGTTTGGTAGTTTGCAACCTTGAGTAAATTAATATGGTAGAAAGAGAAGCTAGTGGTATTTTTACTTGAGGGAATAAGAGGACCATGTTATTTCAACTCTAAGGAATGTAACTCAGCACCTCAGTCTAAACTCTAAAGTACAAACATCCTGCTCTGGAAGAAAGTGACCCCCCCCTCAGTGGTTCCTGTCCTCTGGCAGCCCTAGCCTTCTGAATCATTTTTACAGTTTAAACCAAGCCTCCCTCAGCCAGCCTCAGCCAGCATGTGATCTGTGATGTCTATAGCAGACACTAGTCTACTGAAAAGTGGAATAACAGCCATttacccctctcttctcctccacagcTAAGTCAGAGGGAAGACCCTGTGAATACAACAGCAGGATTTACCAAAACGGAGAGAGCTTCCAGCCTAACTGCAAGCACCAGTGCACATGCATCGATGGGTCTGTGGGCTGCGTCCCACTGTGCCCTCAGGAGCTCTCCCTGCCCAACCTGGGCTGTGCCAACCCAAGGCTGGTCAAGGTGGCAGGCCAGTGCTGCGAGGAGTGGGTATGTGATGACGGAAAGGACACTGACATAATTGACAAGCTGTTTGGCAAAGACAGCATGACTGAAGAGTCAGAGAGTGACCTCACCAACAGAAACGAGCTCATCGCCATTGTCAAGGGAGGACTCAAGTCTCTAGCTGGTAAGCAGCCTCTATCTAGCAGCAGCCATTTTGAATTTCTGCTTTCAAAAATGACATTTTCCTTTGCCTCAAATGTTGAAGCCCATACCAGACCAGTTTCTAACGTTTTCTTGCCTTTTCCTGCCTTTTCTCCTTACAGCTTTCAGAGTGCAGCCTGAGAGCCACATGTTTGAGAGTCAGAAGTGCATTGTCCAGACCACTCCTTGGTCCCAGTGCTCCAAGACCTGTGGCACAGGCATCTCCACCCGAGTCACCAACAACAACGGCGAGTGCAAGCTGGTTAAAGAGACACGCATCTGCGAAGTGCGGCCATGCACCCAGTCATCCTACTCCAGCCTTAAGGTAAGCTCCAGCCACCAAGACTAAACTGAAACATGGCATACAATCCAACAAAACCAACCAACACTGCtcagcttgtttatggaaagtcTTGACTGActgtttctctcctcttgttCCTCCAACAGAAAGGAAAGAAGTGCAGCAGAACCAAGAAGTCTACCCAGGCTCAGAAGTTCACCTATGCCGGCTGCTCCAGCCTGAAGAAGTACAGGTCCAAGTACTGTGGATCCTGTGTGGACGGCCGCTGCTGTTCCCCCCAGCAGACCCGCACCATCCGGGTCAAGTTCCACTGCGAGGACGGCGAGACCTTCAACAAGAACGTCATGATGATCGAGTCCTGCAAATGCACCTTCAACTGTCCCCATGCCAATGAAGCCTCCTACCCCTTCTACAGACTCTTCAACGACATCCACAAGTTCAGAGACTAAATCAAAtctgattgtgcagagagccgaCCCCTGAGAGAtcccaaaacaacaacattgacagcCAATGGTAGTCCATCTAAATGCAGGGCTCCAACTCAACTGCCAATGAACTATCAACTTCGTGTTGTAACTAGATTCCCAAGGAATTATAGGCTTGCATCATGAGGACTTTATGAAGTGCACTGTCTGCTGTGACCGAATCAGCATTCTAAATTAAGATTCGCTTCATACTACTGGAGCATCAGAGTAGCTTCGTTATGGAGCAAAATGtaaattaacatgtgtaaatgaCAATGTATGTTAATATCAATTAGTTGTGTATATTCGACGATAGGTACCAACCAGACATGACCCAAACAAACTTTAGACGTGTGTGTATGGATGTTGTTTGGATATGCAGATACGTAATTTAATTAAGTATAACATGATCTTGTAACCTAATGAACCAAGACACCACATGTTACCGTGGTTCCATACATGTTTGTGTTTTGTGGCAGCTAAGGACCTTCCCAAATTTATCAAGAAAGACAAAGTGAAACATATCAAATGAATGTTTTCATTATTGTTATTAATATTATTTATCAAATTGTAGCTACTTTATTTAGATTTTTGTCATACTGGAATAAATTGTAAAAATGATTTAATTTTATATGTTACAAAATAAAACAGATTTATTTATGAAATGTAACACCATCTTCGTTTCCTTTGATCAAACTGAAGTTGGCTACCAACAACACTGTTTTGACTAAACTGAACATATTCATTGGGATTAGTAAACAAGTACACAacatacatgtagaatcacatcTGGAGGGGAGGTCAAACAAAGTCCCCATATTTACTGGGAGGAACTCCAGTAGTTATACCATGGACAGTCCCATACTATATACGCCAACAGAGCGATCGTTCAGGGCTGATGCGTTCTTATATAACAGAGTTCTGCAGACAGTTTCCAGGCCTTGAGACTGTTTGGTGCATTGGAATGCCATTGTAAAGCTCTGCAAGCCAAGGTAGTTTACATTACCTATATCAGGCTAAGCCATGCACTTGACCAATTCAAACAAAAAAACGATTAAATCCCAGCATAGCAATGAACACAGAGCTATGCCAATAACCTGAAGTGATACTAGTCTCCATGGTCTTGGATTAGAAGCAGCAATTCAAAGGGGATTATGTGACTGTATTTTACACATATTTAAACACAACACCAAAAAATGGACCTAATTTGCAGTGGTTGGATAGAAACGTTGGCCCTCTGGCACTAGGCAGGCTGCAGTGGGTTTGTGCTGTAAATAGTCTGGAAAAGCCAGGTGGGATACAGCGTCCCAGCCTTAGGAAAAAAGACATCGGGTGGAAACATGTGGAGGCTAATATTAGCAGGGGTAGGACAGGTAGCAGTAGTGGAGATATAGCTGTCCTTTTAGTTATAGAATCCTCAAAGTAGGCCCTCTTCTTCATCTGCTGAGAGGGTGGCTATACATTATGCAGATGTTGCCAACACCTATGACTTGAATAGGGGTGAGCAGACCAGTGCTTAGGGGCAACTTCTAAAGCCATAGGAGTGTTAAGCCTTGAGGATAGgacacacatacacgcatgcaCAGATAGTTTTTTTTATCCAGGTAGAGGGAAGGGAACGGCTCAGGAATGCAGCGGTGGCTCAGAAAGCAGACAGACATCCTGATGGGTGGCAGATGTTGGAAACGGTGGAGCAACATGTTCGCTTTAAGTCAGAGAAGTAGTCAGTCCTAAAAATACAAACACTAAGTGCTCGCTGCCACCCACAGAAGGTGTATCGTATCAAAACACGGCATAGAAAAGCCATCTAACCGAGACCACCACCGCAGAGCACCTATGCAGAACTTCACTTTCCTGTAAGACTGGCAGAAATTACTGTTAATAGTGTGTATTTAATAGGAGGCAGTGCAGAACGGGTGCAAGGCACATCCCTCTCGGTTATGGTCAGGCCGCATACCGAACCCACTGTGCCCGCTGCTGAAAGTTTAACAAATATTCATCCaacatttttttatgtttattaTTTAATTTCTTTCATAAGGCCTCAAGGTTTACCTTATCTTAAGAATGTATTTAGCTATTTCTATCAGTCAGATTTTCAATCAAAATACTTTAAGTAGTCTGGTTTGGTTGGTTCCGTCGCCCAATTTTTTCTCTCCCTTCTGAACTTAAGATATCATTTCCAACCCTGTTTTGTTCGGAAAGTGCAATCATACTTAACACAATGCACAACAACTGGCCACCGCAGAGGCGCTCCATCCAATCACCAGTCAACTTTAactgaacacagagacagaggagctCCATCCATTCACCAGTCAATTTTAactgaacacagagacagaggcgcTCCATCCAATCACCAGTCAACTTTAactgaacacagagacagaggagctCCATCCATTCACCAGTCAATTTTAACTGAACACAGAGACAGTGGCGCTCCATCCATTCACCAGTCAACTTTAACTGAACACAGAGACAGTGGCGCTCCATCCATTCACCAGTCAACTCTATCTGAACACAGTCAAAGAACTGGAGACCCCATTGTtgtgagagaagggaagaaaaGGGCACCAAAAGATCAGAAAAACATTAAAATCCTCATACacccagacacacaaacacacacaacatcagGCGCCCCTGAAATTAAATCACTCACCAACTACCTCACTCCTTGAACATAAAGTGTGTTTATATGACAAAGACATTAGCATGGAGGCTTCGTTAGGCACTACGTAATGCAGCGCGGCCCCAGAAGCTaatggggaatggagagagagggaggctcaGCCATTAGAGCATTACAGCATTCTGGAAGCTGTTGAGGCACtgatgtcatctattttattaCCCCCTTGTCTATAACTTCAGGTTAATATACACTATTATAGGGAACCCAAGGGTGAGAGGCACAGAGGGTTTTAAACAGCCATTTAGAGTAGACCAACCGGAGAAACAGACCCACTTCCTCTAGAACAGGGCCATCTGGTGGCTGGTAGCAGTATAGCAGGAACATAACCATGCACCGGGCAGTCTGAGATTTGACTTACATCAATTAGGGACAGGATGGTCATTGAGAGAGATGGTGTATCAGTAAGTGCTGACTGCAGGAACTGTGTTGCACAATACCCTAACAAGTTGCCAAGTTGATTAGCAATATAAATGCCTCAGTCAGTTTCCTCCCGGCCACAGGAGTGTGATAATGCTGCCTGCGTTCTCACACCAGATGGAGAGGAGCAGGGCTGTTTAATGAGGGCTATGAAATAAAACAGAGCGAGAGTAATGGGGGAATTgggtggagggagtgagagagaagagagtaaaagagaggctTCAGCCAAT harbors:
- the ccn1 gene encoding CCN family member 1, which produces MFIFSIVVILIGTFNMVLSSSSCPSVCECPMELPRCAPGVSLVVDSCGCCKVCARQLNEDCSLTEPCDNTKGLECNFGASFGAMRGICRAKSEGRPCEYNSRIYQNGESFQPNCKHQCTCIDGSVGCVPLCPQELSLPNLGCANPRLVKVAGQCCEEWVCDDGKDTDIIDKLFGKDSMTEESESDLTNRNELIAIVKGGLKSLAAFRVQPESHMFESQKCIVQTTPWSQCSKTCGTGISTRVTNNNGECKLVKETRICEVRPCTQSSYSSLKKGKKCSRTKKSTQAQKFTYAGCSSLKKYRSKYCGSCVDGRCCSPQQTRTIRVKFHCEDGETFNKNVMMIESCKCTFNCPHANEASYPFYRLFNDIHKFRD